The sequence TAGGCAGGATGCTGTGAGATGAGCGCGAGCCACAACAGTCATCTGagcgcagacccccccccccccagtttaaaCTTTTCTCTCTCGGTACTCCCCACCATGCTTCGACCACTCTCTGATGGTAACTGTTTTTATAGAAAACCCCTCCAGATGAGAGAGAATACTGGGGGAGATGTTAAATACTGTGACAGGAAAAGTTACCGAATAAGCTGGTTGGACGTCTCCAAGTTTTCTTCAAAAGCACACAGGACACTGTAAACAAGACTGATTAGAAGCATACAGAAAATCCTGACCATCCTGCAATTAACCTTGGAAACCAGCAAGGCTGAAGAGACAGAGGCATCGCTATGAAAAGTTGCATGTTACAGGCTAGGATTCTGAAACAGGACCTGACTCTGGCAGCTCCTTgaaaaaagaagagttttggCTGTGATACAATGGcaagtttttaaacaaaattaggaAATTGGAGTTCTTGTTATACTGACCATGGGAATTTACAGGGTTAAAGCGGTCTTGAAAATCGCAAAAATATGTGAAGGTTTATGTTCTTTAACTGTGTTAAGTATCTCTTTTTCAGAGAGATGAGAATTGGTGACTTAATTTTAGTGGAATGATTCTGGACTCCCTAAACATTACTGTGAAAGAGCTTGTTTGCATATTTTGTAGAGTGCTGAGGCACAGAGGGCAGAAAACTTGTCTTGAACTGTGAAAAGACAAGTGCCTTGCAGGAACATTGATTCATAGCGCTCCGAAAAtgttgtttgtgtatgtgtttgtttatacGTGGTAAGAGCAatgagcttttttccccctcaattttGTGCTGATTTTCACTGTTACAcataatgaaacattttaagaGTTTCTCTTAGTAATTAAGTACTGTTTACAAATTAGCAAGCAAGGGTTGCAGAAAAAGTGGTAAAACTTCAGTTTTAGTGGCTTTTCCCGCTATGATGGCAGTAAACCCTGTATCAGAATAGGACCCTGGGTTATCACTGTCTTACGTTTGCCAGCCTGACCTCAGGATAGGATCCGGCACAAATACACAAAtagtgtctgtctgtctcctcctTGGAAACAAACTTGTCATTGGCTCCAAAAATCAGTTGTTTTTCATATTACAAGGTGCTTTGTGCTACTTCATCACAGATCGGTTTccagaacaattttattttctgaatacaaAATGCTAGAAAGCAATAGCATTCCTGGAATAATATTAGTGCAAGAACACCAGAAATTTGTGGATAATCTGAAAGACCCATTTGTGGTTGGTTATCATTAACTAGGTCACACAGCAGTCTGTATATACAAGTATACTtccacagctgaaaagcagctgtgtCACCCCTGACATTTCACAAACACAAGTAGTTGTTCCTAACATTGCAGTTAATTAGGTTTAGGAATATTTTATAATCCTAATCTGTTTAGCATCAATCCATGATGAATAAtcaaataaattagtattttggAGAATCTTCTTGAACTGTGGtctttcacttcaaaaaaaaaaaaaaaaaaaacagttaagagtattttttttttggtgcagggtGTATCCAGCCCAGCTGGGGAATGTATATTCCGGTTGAGCCTGTGTCAGTGGGGATCTCATGGAAGTCCCACCACCCTTTGTTCCTGCAGTGGCAATTTTAGGACAACATAACCCTAAGCACATCTTTGTCAAACAGATTCTCTATATCAAATCATAGTTATCTTCATCCAGCTTTCCGGAATGTATTCTACATTATATTTGTCCAATTACAtctgttttaccttttttttttttttttttcataaggttGAAGCTGATTCTAAAGTACTTGGGCATTTTTATTTCCCTGGATCAAGGTTTACATTTCCTGCTCCACTTTCCCTGCCACCCTTCCCTTCCACTTCCTTTGCGGTGCAAAGCGTAGATCAACCTAGAAATAATGTGCCTGGATCTTGGCAGCCCTTGTGCCTATGCTCCTTCATTCAGGGATGAGCCAGCCTACCTTACAGATCTGACAGTCCTGACTTGTGGATAAGATCATCAATTTGGCCTAGCAGAGAGGGCTTCTGAAATGAATTTAGTAGTACCTACAAACCCCTGGGGGGCTCAGGCACACTGAAACTGCTGACTTGCCTATACAACAGCATCACGGGCTTTCTGCAGCCCAAGCTCATACAGCATCCTGGAAACGCATGCTGCCTGTCCTGTAGTCCCCTCTTCTCCTCTATGAAGGCAGAAATGTTTAAAGATGAACCTTGCCTAGTTTATAGCTGGGACTGTGTATGTATATAGGTAGATACCTACCTTCAACAGTGGGGGAAAAGCAGTTACTGATAAAGGATTTCCCTTCCAATACTATGTTCTACATACTCTCTGTATTTAGGCATTTGTCATACCCATCAAAACTGTGTAAGCACCTcagcctttttgcttttttttttttcccacagcaaTCTTATGTAACAAGGCTTAGATCCTTAATTCTAACTTTCACTGATCTCAGTTTCATTAAGGTATTACAATGTATTTAGAAAAGGGGCCTTAAATGACCTTGCAGGAAGTTTATGGCAGAACTGGGTCTCCCAAACCCAAAATCTACTCCAGACAGCCTAACACGAACTGCTGGCTGAGACTAGCCTTCTTCTATCCTTAGTCATGTGAATAGCCAGATGAACTCGAGAGAGATCATAAATTTAAGCAGAGAGAGGCATAAGATCAGACACCAGGAAAACAGCCTCATTCCTACTTCTAGCATGTACCTGCTCTGTGACTTTGAGCAACGTTCTTCTATTTCTGTACCTACTTAATATTTAATGTGCTTTTAaccaaaaaagttatttctacAGATGAAAAGGCTTGTATAAGTTCTACAAACCATCAGTAAAATAGAGCAAGCAGTTAAAAACTGAGTTTTAGATAAAGATGAAAGAGACGTAAAATCAGCTATGACTTCCAGATGTGTCAAAAATAAGGGAGAATATAATCAAAATTCCAGCATATGTGCTATCAAAAGGTATTTGTTCAATTTGTTTCTGAAGACCTAACTGTACTATTTAATTGGATACTTTTTATAAAAGACTTGATAATAATCTTGAATGTTACTTgtcaaaaatatgcatttcataaTAATGATTTGCACATCAATGAAAGCTGCAATAGAAAATACCGAATCATATACTTTCAATACAATAGAATGAATCCTTGAAGCAATTTGAGtgcaattactttttaaaaatgttttatcgagacagaataaagaaaatcaaCTGAACAAAAGAAGATGATAGTACCACAGTGGTGTCCCCACTCTTACCTGTGATCACAAGTGGATGTTTATTCTCATCAGGACAGACAGAATAGTTCTGGCCCTCTTTCATTCCCCTTAATTTCTTGGAAGAGCACTTCAGTCATACATATGTAATGAACAGTCTTTGTGAGGGCTGTGAGCCCAGAAATAAATGACATCAAAGGTGAAACCGTTTGTCTCATgggtttgtttcttgttttttcttgctattccAAATACTGCAAGGTATCTTATCCAAACACATGCTACCTATGACCATTGTTACACCATGTCACCAAATAATGCCTATACGGAATCAACATTTTATTCAACGTTTTATCCAATGTTTTATTATTAATGTATATTGAATCAACATTCAATGTTTTATTAATACAAGTATGAAGCCTTCTAACTAACTGTTCTCCTTGTGTCTGATAAATTTCTGAATGTCACTGcttaataaaagcaaagcacTTGTAGCTGCAGAGCGTTCTGTTATGGAATGAAataaactgaggggaaaaaaccctgtgATAAAAATTTCACATGTGTATTTTgactgacttttttgtttgttggacTTTTGGAACAAACTACAGTGACATCATCCTCTGATTCTGGAATTCAAAGTAAAACTCCAAtatcaaagacaaaaagaatgaaaCTATTACTATTCAGTTATGTACCAGAACATTACTAATGTTTGCAGTGGTAAATAAAAATTAGTCTCTTGTTCATTTCAATTGCAGTTAAACTAATTCCACGTTTTTATGTCCCTAGGAACATACAGCAGACTTGCACTTTTCATACTCATGGCTAATCTTGTATTGGAATTACTGCTCTGACAGCtgttaaatactgatttttaatcagtactttttaaatcagaaataaaagtaaCTTTATTAATAGCATCTATGCATGGGTACATTCATGCAAGACCTTTCATTATTTTATACCACATTAAGCTCTGGATTTTTCATGTGaaaccttatttttcctttgatccTATCAAacgtttcttttcttttagagcTGATATATGTGTCCAGGTACCGGACTCTTCTCAGCCCCCGATCTCTACGATGAGTGGGATAGGCTGTGTATCGCTTCATTTATGCTGTTTCAGTCTGACTggtaggttttcaaagcagcataaGGAAGGTAGTATACTTCCACAAATATTACTACTTTTATATCGGGCATTAATATGTATTGCCCCACTATTTTAACAGTTAACTTCTTATATAAGAAGTATTTTACcacatttccttttcttatttattatgcccaggaatttgttttttcctcattaattCCTAGATGTTTTGCCTTCTCATTTTATGAAAGAGAATGAGTGAATGTGTCACAGTATCTAAcatcaatgaaaaaaaatactgcagtattCATTCTGTTCACCTGATACAAATCATGAGTAGCGCAACTGCAGTGGCGCCACTTGGGTGCAGTCAGTATAAAGCCATTACAACGTTCAGAGTGCCGATTTGGCAGAGTACGATGGAAGGCCTAAGcagtcaaaagaaagaaaactgctatGCTTTAAGCACCTGTAAATGTTATAATAAGAATATAATTATAttcaagtattattttaaatctttaatgcATTTCTTGAGGTCTGGGAGGTGCGAACGGCTTCCCCCTGCCGCATCTGCATACCCTTCACAAAGTACTGGGGAATGTACAGGAGAaatatcttttgtttgtttgtttcattggcCAGGTGTTCTTTTCAGCAGCTAGGAAGGTCTAAGTGAGAGACAAGTGCAATGACTGAAACTGTGGAGTTGCCAACGGATGGGAATTCTCTCATAAGAGCTGTCTATCAAAGCCGCCTTCGTCTCACCAGACTGTTACTAGAGGGTGGAGCCTACATTAATGAAAGCAATGACAGAGGTGAAACCCCGTTAATGATTGCTTGTAGGACAAAACATGTGGACTCCCAGAGTGTCAGCAAGGCAAAAATGGTTAAATATCTACTGGAAAACAAGGCAGATCCAAACATACAGGACAAATCTGGAAAGACAGCCTTGATGCATGCTTGCTTAGAAAAAGCAGGCCCTGAAGTGATTTCTCTGCTACTGAAAAGCGGAGCTGACCCAAGCCTACAAGATCACTCTAACTGCTCTGCACTTGTGTACGCAATAAACTCTGAAGACAAAGAGACCCTGAAAGTTCTTCTTAATGcctgcagagcaagaggaaaagaagtaATCATCATCACCACAGACAAGTCTCCATCTGGAAAGCAGACAACTAAACAGTACTTAAATGTCCCTCCTGCTGACTCTGAGGAATGCTGTTCCCCAAGTGCTTGCACTTCCCCATCAGAAATAGAACTGAAAACATCTCCATCCCCACTCTCAAGTTCAAATGAAACcaaaaaagcacttttcagctTTAAAGAGCTGGATCATCCAAGAAGCACAGACAACTCATGTGAACCAGTTTCACCTACTAGGAAATCCCATTTAACAAATGTAGGATCCAAGCTGGCACAAGCACAGCGGCTACAGTCTGAACCTTGGTTAAAGAGCTGTCCTTCAGTGTTTCCCCAGAACAAAGTTGCCTCTTTACAAGAACAACTTCAGGATATAACCCCAGAAGAAGAACTCTCTTTTAAAATCAATGGCCTTGCCCTATCAAAGAGATTTATCACCAGACACCAAAGTATTGACATAAAAGATACTGCTCACTTATGGAAAACTTTCAATCAAACTGGATCAAGGAAATTATCATATGATGAAATAAATTCTCAGACTCTTTATGCTGAAGGGAAACAGAACCCCAGTGGGACTTCTGTGGGTGAAGATTCGGATTTGGGACAAATCAACTTCATTTCAACCCTGAGAAGTATTATCCAGAAAAGAAATTTAGGAGCAAATCACTACAGCTCTGATTCTCAGTTAACTACTAGTCCGGGTCCTGCAACTGCAGAAGATATTAAGTCAgtgataggaaagaaaaagattctttCCCCATCTCCCTCTTTGTTATCAAGTTCTAGGGAATTAGTAGAGAACATGCCACCTGTTCCTCTGAGCAGAAGAAATCAAGCTTTTCTAGAAAGACGGGGTTCAGGAGCCTTATTGTTGGATCATATTGCTCAAACCAGACCAGGTTTCCTTCCACCCTTAAATGTGAATCCTCACCGCCATATTCCAGATGTTAGTTTCATAAACAAGGTTTCTGGGATGATTTCTTGTGGACAAAAAAACTTAGTACCAACAGCACCTGCTTTCCCTAAGGAGAccaaaaatcagaaaatgctGGTAAGGAGGCAATCGTTACAAACTGAGCAGATCAAGCAATTAGTAAATTTTTAACAGGAGATTAAAGGGTAACCAAATTTTTACAATATGTACATATTCACAACTCTATCTGATTGCAATGAAACACATCACAAAAGAGAGATCTGTAATGTAAGGCTCTTAACTAGCTCTCTAACTCGGCATGAGTTAAATAGCTTAGATACTACATGAAAATATATGTTCAGCTAACGATGCTGCTTTCTGCAAACTGAGGAATATTTATTATATTGTTTTCATAATGTCTTCAACTTCAGCATTGAAATCTTACCCATGATGGGCTGAATCCACAAAGGGTCTTAGCCACTGCAGTTCTCACTTTTGCATTGGAACTATCCTATATCCAAGTTTTTCTGAAAAGCGTACTCATTTTTCCATCCAGAAATGTTGTACAGGTGGAATTTGGGAACTTGAAACATTTGACTGGAACGCTGGACATGAGACAGTAGCTCTGGCCAAGCTGTGTGATGTCCAGATATCCAAGATACAATGAGGATAATGCCTGCACGCAAAAGGTGGGCAGTGGGAACCGAATACAGGCACTGTCTTCGGGCTTCAGTGGCTTTATTGTATGTAAACAGATGAGCTGCAGTACACGCAGTAAATAAAGTTCATGTTCCAGGCTCAGTATTACATACATAACTATATCCAGGAAATTCCAGATGCAAACCGGGAGCCTGTTTTAGGCTCCTTGCTACCCACTGGAAATCAGAGTGTGATTCACAGGACCCTGGATAACTCAAAAGTTCACTGTACAGCACCTGACAGTGGTCAGGCACTGAGTCAAGAAGGCAGCATGCTGAGCAAGAAGTCCTGTCTAATCTCACACAAAATGACCAAACCCTGCTCTCGATGTCGGCTATGCACTTCAACCAACTTTGGATTCTCAAGCTATTCCCTTCCTGACGTTTGCTTCTTTAAAaggcactgggggtggggggtgcgggGAGCAGAGGCTATAGCTAAACTAGGGTCCATTACTTTCTGCGGTGGCTGTATAATGTGAATTTCTGTATACTGAAAGTAGgtattcttttctgaaaatactcAGTGGGTACTGTCTGCCTTATTGCGGCTTCAGTCAAAATTCACTCAGTCTGATGACAAGTTTCCTAACATATACCTGTGATGTTATTTAGTTTTGCCCTTCCTATAAGATAATTTCAAATAGATGATAAACATACAGTTTCTGTAACTACCTTTTgatgtaaaaatacaaaaatgtccaTAATATACATATTTTGAAGAAGAGAACATTAGTCATCTGGAAAATAAAGCAGCATGATTTACATCCCTTTGCAACAGACAGTTCTGTATCAAGTGCTGGCCTGAAACTACAAATTTGAATCTTGAAGCTAATTTTGCTGCGTACTGTGTAGGTCTTCCTAATCTGCGGTGACATGACTGCTTGAAGGCAAATTATATTGCCATTGACTTTTTTGTCCAAGCTCTCAAAGGTAGCTAGAATAAGCAAAGATGCAAGTCTTTGTCACTAATGTCAAAATCAATTTTTCCCCGCAAGGAAAGTCATCATGTCCTTTGGTCTCCTCCAGTCACAGCTCTACTGAACCTGAGATATACAGAGCTCTGATGACAGCTGAAAAGGCCCACAATGATCTGCACTATGCTTGCTATCATATTTGATTCACTCAAAAAATGATTGTAATGCTTGTGTAGCTTCTCACCCAGCCAGAGTCACCAATTCCTATTCACAAAAATATTGGTGGTACTTGtgaattgttttgtttgtttgtttgtttttaaattagagaCAGACTATTATTCCATTGAAAGATTCTTGGTCACTTATGGATGGGCTGACAAACCCTAGTCTGTGCACATGCCCAAAAACAAAGACGTGTTTGTCATGTTAAAAAGGTACATTTGCACAGTTACGTATCCAAAAATGAGAAAGTTCTGAAAATAGAGTTATGTACATTTTAACAGCTATTACCTACCAGTGGAAGGATGGTGAGGCTCACAGAACGTTTGGTTCCAGTCAGGTCCCAGATGAAGGACTGCATCTTACTTCAGTAGATGTTGGATTAGCATCCACATATATCAGGCAGAACAATTACAGGCAAATTTTTTGCGGCAGAGAAATTATGTGAAACAACAGAAGGCAATATTAAATTATTAACTAAATACAAGTTATTCCATATAAACCCTACATAGAAACAAtatacttttcaaatattttcatgataTTATAAATGTAAACTGCAATTTTCTATTCTGTCCATCTCATAATGAAGTTAAATAtcagaagttaaaaatacatctttaaggAATATGAATTCTTGTTTAGACAGTATCAACTAAGGACTAGATATTCTGACAGGTTTATTTGCTGAAGGTACAAAACTGCCTTGGTTTTACAATAACATTTATGAGATTACTGCTCTCTCAATAGAAACAGTAATTATTTACAAAAAGCTCTGATCCCTGGGGGAAATGGCAAATGTCTCACTTGAGAAGTACAATTCCTCTGCAGTGTTGGAAGTactttgtatttaattttgaTAAAGAAGTAATGtgaaaaattaacattaatgTTTATCATTACATCATGTAACAAGTGACCTTTAGAGGAAAAACAATTCAGTTTTGTTCTCTGGCTGTTGTTATGTTGCTTAAATAAaggttcattttttccccttattcaCTTAGGAGATGCTGAGTCACTACCAAAGGTACCCACTTGCAAGTATTTCTCAGGCCGTCTCTATACAGGAAAATTGGAATAGTTAATTAGATTTAATCCAACATAGCTAAACTAGTACAAACCCCTTTGAGTGAGTGATACTCTTCAGGTAAACCACTATGTTAATTTGGTTCTGGGAGATACGTTTTTATCTTTGAAGTCTTAATCCTACTTGCCCTCCAATTATTCATAAgggttttttaaagcaaaaaatgggAAGCAAGACGACCTGAATCTAGTGTTAAATCTCCCCAAAAGCTTGaaggtttaaaaacaacaaaaaggtcCCTCAGATGTTCTTTATATATCTTGATAAAGAAAACATCACAAGCTGAAATTTCTTCCTTGCTAGTTTTCCTTTTAAGAGCCATGGTTTCCCATCTTGAGAGAACAATCTGGCCTAGGTCTCTGTGTTAATTCATATATTCCTGTTAAAACTGTGAGAACTTTAATAAAGTTTTCCAGGGAGGTTGCTGTCCAAGAGGTCAGCTATGATCTCAATTATCATTCAAATTagaacagtatttaaaatatgctGCTGTTTTTATTAACTGCATGATGACAACACTATAGCTCTCAAACACAGTCTCAGTCACTGTAGGCGAGACCTCGCAAAGGAGTAAAGCACCAGTGCTTCAGTGACTACAACGGAGCTAAATTAGAGTCTGATCCAGCACACACTTCtgcatatgcttaactttaaggATGTGAATTAGTCCTATTCATATCATTTGGAACACTAATACGATCAAAATCAAACATACACATGTGTTTGAAACACTGGAAATGCTGCCTGGAGTCAGAACTTATCCAGTAACAACTTTGCCAAAGTCAGTGATGCCGACTATACCAGTTTTGAAACTGATTCATGTAACTGAGTGCAAGTGCTTGTTTCAATAGCAATActtggtttaaaaataacttacatgGCTTACTTGGTGGCCTGGGTACAAGGAAACACATTTGATATATTTTGATATGCCCATACACAATCATGTATTTTAGAAGAAAGCCAGATACTTATACTGGATAATAGATTTATCCTAGGAAGCAGTATCTCTTGCAAAAAAATTACTTAGGGAGCTATGGTGAATAAGGAGTCAAAGAGCTGAGGAGTGACACTACCTGAAATGTCTACTATATGTCTAAGGAGATGAACAGAGGTAAACCAGATAGCAGGGGAGGAGTTAGGCACTCCCTGAGGCTAGCTCTGCAATCCGTACATCAAGACAGATGCTGATAAACCTGGAAATGCTACAGGAATTGCTGTGAGAATTAGAAGCCAAATTTTATAGTGAAAAATTAGCGAAACTCATCCACTTACCAAAGATTAATGTCATGAATCCTTACACAGTCCtagctttaattatttaaaatggacATGGCATTTCTATGAGTAAGCCTGCTTGTGAAGGTAAGTTACAGCTTTCAGTAAAATATGCACCACTTACGTAagagattttttattttgaatctctGTGATAGATTTTTGCAGATCATCTAAGagttttaaaaggtgaaaatattttatcttcggcgtttattttctctgcaaaatgtcgggaaaccataaaataaaattattctgttaGACAAATAGTGGTAAGCCTCACAAAACCATCTAAAATATGCACTCAACTACTATATTTGATATTTTGGTTTAAGAAGTATGATAGATAGTCACTGCATAAAAATGTTGTAAAGAAGCAGTGTTTAAGGATACATAGTGTTCCAAGTATAGTTTGCAAAATATCCTTCCCtgcacttttttgtttgcttatgctataaggcaaaagagagaggcatttGAAggggttattttttcttcttacagttaTGAAAAAGAATGTAGCACTTGCAAAAAGAGTATTACCATAAATTGATGCAGCTACACAAGAAAACTATTAAACTAAAACAGTCATTAAatgaatgtctttttttctcatcAATCCTTGATGAGACCTTCATCTTTCTGCATCTGTTAAGCAGTACAGCTGATTATTTTTCCAATCAAAGCCAGGTATTTATGTGCAAGGGGATTCTTACATTAGTAAACCATTACTCCATCAGTTCACTATTCCGTTCATGAAACAAAAGCATGGCTTCTTATAGAAAGGTTAATCTTAGTCACAAATAACCATCCTACAAAAACATACACACCGTAAGCATGAGGGGGACAAGTTTTTGTAACCTTCAAGTTAAAGGGAAGAGTTAGAAGGAAGAGTGCCTTTTGCGTAATACTTCCCAAGCAAGCACTTCTTAAAGTTTAACAAGCTCTCCAAAACCTTCAGAGACATCAGTTTTGAGATGGACACATCTTAAGAAAACTGAGGTTTTCTTTGCAGGATGAAAAGGATAAAATGCCAATTTTTATGACTAATTACTCAGATAAAATATCCAGCTAATAAACCTTTTGAAAAGACAATAAGTCTTGTACTCTTTTACACAAGTTAgccttattttaaaacatgaatattCTGCAAAATTCCCATTCTTCAGAGGAGGATACCCATTATCTGACACAGGTGTCTCCTTGGCAGCTGATGTTtacagctggtttaaaaaaagcagagatcTCTTAGGAATGTCCTTGGCTTAtcatttcatgcatttaaaaatgcaattaaaacatAAGCACACCTCTTTGTACAGAACCAGCAACAGAACCTAAGGACTTTGATTAAGGGCCTAGTTCAGTTACTTTGTACAAATCCTTTAAATTAACAAATTCCTTGTAAATATGTCTTAAAACTCAACAAAGATGAGGTTTGTAATAATCGAACTACAAGCattacagaagaattaaaaataaaactaattttgcATCCATATTAATCCTCTACAGTAGTATCTTCTATGTAGCAGGTGAAACATGTCATTAAatcatggaaaaatgaaaaatttctgaaaaattaaaggcAACAAAGCCGGAATATaaggatattaaaaaacaaatcattgaCCCCAACATTCAGATGTTCAGACTTCAGAAGATGATGGAGTACAGTACTTTGCATTTTACTGAAGtacaatacaaataattttttatcATGGGTTTTAATGAAGAAGGTCTGCGATGGCAGCCTAAGTTGTTGCTATTCCCAGCTGCCTATTGCACCATTCTGCCAGAAGTTACCGCTCCTGCAGTGGAGCTGGCAAGAGGGAACACACGGACCTTGTACCCTAGCGCAATTCTGGTTCCTGAAATGGAGTAACTGCAGTGTGAAGTGAGTATCAACGGTGCTACTAAAAAGGTATTACAATAATGCAGTAATTACAGTAGTCTACAGTAAAAAGACAACTCAGAAATAATAGCAGCGAGAAGAAGGGAGTCCCATCTTACCTCACTTACAGTCATATGCCAAAAGTCATCTGTTAAAGCCCTAGGAGGGAAGCAGCAATCTAAAGACTGATAAAAGCCCCTGGCGTGGATTTTATGTGGCAGCCCTTGCTTTTGGTTATAGGCCAGTTGAAGATTTGTACGTAAAACTCTTGCTAAATGTAACGCGTTAATACATAGAAGATATGCTTAAGGATCAGGGAATTATATTGCATAAGCAAGATATTCCTGCaacaaaaaatgaacaaactgaAGTGTGGAAGAAAAGTCAATGgacttcaaaacaaataaaaaataacaacagcttttaaattaaaatttcaatacttactaaaaacattttgcattatGGTAGAAAAATCTTCTAATTAACGTGgagcttaaaaaaatgtttattttaaaaaaagggtcCAAACACTTGTCTTTTTGTAATATTAATAGCTCTACTGacccttctgaaaagaaaaactctccaAAAATTGAAGCAATTTTAAATACATTGAAAGAAATTTGTATAGAACACGGAAATGTAAGGAAGTCCTCCCCTAAATATCAGA comes from Struthio camelus isolate bStrCam1 chromosome Z, bStrCam1.hap1, whole genome shotgun sequence and encodes:
- the LOC138060876 gene encoding ankyrin repeat domain-containing protein 34B-like: MTETVELPTDGNSLIRAVYQSRLRLTRLLLEGGAYINESNDRGETPLMIACRTKHVDSQSVSKAKMVKYLLENKADPNIQDKSGKTALMHACLEKAGPEVISLLLKSGADPSLQDHSNCSALVYAINSEDKETLKVLLNACRARGKEVIIITTDKSPSGKQTTKQYLNVPPADSEECCSPSACTSPSEIELKTSPSPLSSSNETKKALFSFKELDHPRSTDNSCEPVSPTRKSHLTNVGSKLAQAQRLQSEPWLKSCPSVFPQNKVASLQEQLQDITPEEELSFKINGLALSKRFITRHQSIDIKDTAHLWKTFNQTGSRKLSYDEINSQTLYAEGKQNPSGTSVGEDSDLGQINFISTLRSIIQKRNLGANHYSSDSQLTTSPGPATAEDIKSVIGKKKILSPSPSLLSSSRELVENMPPVPLSRRNQAFLERRGSGALLLDHIAQTRPGFLPPLNVNPHRHIPDVSFINKVSGMISCGQKNLVPTAPAFPKETKNQKMLVRRQSLQTEQIKQLVNF